One Maribacter cobaltidurans genomic window carries:
- a CDS encoding PQQ-dependent sugar dehydrogenase, whose translation MKKSVLFFCFFVVLLNFSCAQNPENKVSTPEKVPFDAELFVDDLQIPWGFTFLPDGSMLITEKNGDLIHFFNGKKTKIANAPKIYQRGQGGLLDIELHPEYQKNGWIYMSYASPDGDSKGGNTAIMRAKLEGNKLVQNEVLYKAVPNTTKGQHFGSRIVFDKNGYLFFSIGERGERDINPQDITRDGGKIYRLNDDGSIPKDNPFVGKNGAKTAIYSYGHRNPQGLAVHPDTGKIWDNEHGPRGGDEINIIKKGANYGWPVITYGINYSGTPITDKTKMEGMEQPIHYWVPSIAPSGMVFVTTDKYKGWKGSILVGSLAFQYLERLELNGTKVTKREKLLDGKGRVRSIEQGPDGLIYVGVEGKGIYKLNPKI comes from the coding sequence ATGAAAAAAAGTGTATTATTCTTTTGTTTTTTCGTTGTATTGCTCAATTTTTCTTGCGCACAAAACCCTGAAAATAAGGTTTCTACACCAGAGAAGGTCCCTTTCGATGCCGAGCTGTTCGTCGATGACCTACAGATTCCATGGGGCTTTACCTTTCTTCCGGATGGCAGTATGCTGATTACCGAAAAAAATGGTGATTTAATCCATTTTTTTAACGGGAAAAAGACAAAAATTGCTAATGCTCCTAAAATTTACCAACGTGGACAAGGTGGTTTATTGGATATTGAACTGCACCCGGAGTATCAAAAAAACGGTTGGATCTATATGTCATATGCCTCTCCTGATGGGGATAGTAAAGGGGGAAATACGGCCATCATGAGAGCCAAGTTGGAGGGTAATAAACTAGTTCAAAACGAAGTATTGTACAAGGCAGTTCCCAATACCACCAAAGGACAACATTTTGGTTCCCGTATCGTATTTGATAAAAACGGATACCTATTTTTTTCCATAGGAGAACGTGGCGAAAGGGACATAAACCCTCAGGATATTACCAGGGATGGAGGAAAAATTTATAGGCTAAACGATGATGGCAGCATACCTAAAGACAATCCTTTTGTGGGCAAAAACGGTGCAAAAACCGCCATTTATAGTTACGGACATAGAAACCCGCAAGGTTTGGCCGTACATCCCGATACCGGCAAAATATGGGACAATGAGCACGGTCCAAGAGGTGGAGATGAGATCAATATCATTAAAAAAGGAGCTAATTATGGGTGGCCTGTTATAACCTATGGCATCAACTATAGTGGCACACCTATTACCGATAAAACCAAAATGGAGGGCATGGAACAGCCCATTCATTATTGGGTTCCATCCATTGCACCCAGTGGAATGGTCTTTGTTACCACGGACAAATACAAAGGATGGAAGGGAAGTATTTTGGTAGGTTCTTTGGCATTTCAGTATCTGGAAAGATTGGAACTCAACGGAACCAAGGTTACTAAAAGGGAAAAATTATTGGATGGAAAGGGTCGCGTACGTTCCATTGAACAAGGACCGGATGGACTTATCTATGTGGGTGTAGAGGGAAAAGGTATTTATAAACTGAACCCCAAAATTTAA